Proteins from a genomic interval of Nematostella vectensis chromosome 12, jaNemVect1.1, whole genome shotgun sequence:
- the LOC5507411 gene encoding uncharacterized protein LOC5507411 isoform X2: MFGIRYEEATCAAHVPCTINNSPHSRLNKQPIPSRFYPVFDEIGLTVAEYQPGTRWCYRCKLLAYKKFESRPQTSRKLVEEKANSSTSAISTEQQLQKIFQFTGSPILHLHESMQDISMSAPTISQLDQTKQQFGRLFSRLEALADICDIHLLETWKELQTPLGTIKIAPNGNVLMDSQVWDQIKTTIKELDEGNSLGQLVQQFQMALYHHALSSEAPLYEPAAMKAFTQKHSPGLFEMLLSSITREDSRLSDEHQAVQEQRTVVLLHTLAYFRSQKTSTLQKDEGLFLQHHGASRTAINSGRILGFSTSPRNIDSHKKALITKYPDILMRKVILATEKGFLIVQLLDDFHNILTVRLPTNLKLSLATHMASGLLDIHPSIPAVPIPTRDTRHSRVIVKIGNENKICRGGIVLDYIKELFQRPVLSKMYLETNHQCISPKYIQQQLKELRVYSGLSHDELCTLESTNLIDEFELSLKSVEDYKSAIDHIFLCCPQLELQKNL, encoded by the exons ATGTTTGGGATACGTTACGAAGAAGCAACTTGCGCTGCTCATGTCCCATGCACGATAAACAACAGCCCTCACTCACGTCTGAACAAGCAACCTATTCCAAGTCGTTTTTATCCGGTATTTGACGAAATTGGGCTAACAGTGGCAGAATACCAGCCTGGTACTCGGTGGTGTTACCGGTGCAAGTTGCTCGCCTATAAGAAATTTGAAAGCCGTCCTCAAACAAGTAGAAAACTAGTCGAG GAAAAAGCAAATAGTAGTACATCCGCCATCAGCACagaacaacaactacaaaag ATATTTCAGTTTACGGGATCCCCTATTCTACACCTCCATGAAAGTATGCAAGATATATCTATGTCAGCACCTACCATATCCCAACTGGATCAAACAAAGCAACAATTTGGAAGGCTGTTTTCAAGACTTGAAGCTCTAGCAGACATATGTGACATTCATCTCCTGGAAACATGGAAAGAGCTGCAAACTCCCCTAGGTACCATCAAAATTGCCCCAAATGGCAACGTGTTAATGGATAGTCAAGTATGGGACcaaataaagacaacaatCAAAGAATTGGATGA AGGTAATTCACTGGGCCAACTAGTGCAACAATTTCAGATGGCTCTATACCATCATGCCCTCAGTAGTGAAGCTCCATTATATGAGCCAGCAGCAATGAAAGCGTTCACACAAAAACACTCTCCAGGTCTGTTTGAAATGCTTTTAAGTTCAATAACAAGGGAGGACTCCAGACTCTCAGATGAACATCAAGCTGTACAGGAGCAAAGAACTGTTGTTCTCCTTCACACACTGGCATATTTCAG GTCTCAGAAAACTTCCACCCTACAAAAGGATGAAGGGCTATTCCTACAACATCATGGTGCTTCTAGGACAGCAATCAATTCAGGAAGGATACTTGGTTTCAGTACAAGTCCTAGAAATATTGATTCTCACAAGAAAGcactaataacaaaatatccaGACATACTGATGAGAAAGGTTATCCTGGCAACAGAG AAAGGATTCCTAATTGTACAACTGTTGGATGACTTCCATAATATTTTGACTGTTAGACTACCAACAAATCTGAAGCTATCATTAGCTACGCACATGGCTAGTGGCCTactggacatccatccttcaatTCCTGCTGTTCCTATTCCTACAAGAGATACAAGACACAGCCGAGTGATTGTGAAGATAgggaatgaaaataaaatttgcagAGGAGGAATTGTTCTAGACTACATAAAAGAGTTGTTTCAAAGACCAGTGTTATCAAAAATGTACTTGGAAACAAATCACCAATGCATTTCACCAAAATACATCCAACAACAACTAAAGGAATTGAG gGTCTATTCTGGGTTGTCGCACGATGAGCTCTGTACCCTTGAGTCTACTAATTTAATAGATGAGTTTGAGCTATCTTTGAAAAGTGTGGAGGACTATAAATCAGCCATTGATCACATATTCCTGTGCTGTCCACAACTGGAACTACAAAAAAATTTGTAG
- the LOC5507411 gene encoding uncharacterized protein LOC5507411 isoform X1: MFGIRYEEATCAAHVPCTINNSPHSRLNKQPIPSRFYPVFDEIGLTVAEYQPGTRWCYRCKLLAYKKFESRPQTSRKLVEEKANSSTSAISTEQQLQKIFQFTGSPILHLHESMQDISMSAPTISQLDQTKQQFGRLFSRLEALADICDIHLLETWKELQTPLGTIKIAPNGNVLMDSQVWDQIKTTIKELDELDEGNSLGQLVQQFQMALYHHALSSEAPLYEPAAMKAFTQKHSPGLFEMLLSSITREDSRLSDEHQAVQEQRTVVLLHTLAYFRSQKTSTLQKDEGLFLQHHGASRTAINSGRILGFSTSPRNIDSHKKALITKYPDILMRKVILATEKGFLIVQLLDDFHNILTVRLPTNLKLSLATHMASGLLDIHPSIPAVPIPTRDTRHSRVIVKIGNENKICRGGIVLDYIKELFQRPVLSKMYLETNHQCISPKYIQQQLKELRVYSGLSHDELCTLESTNLIDEFELSLKSVEDYKSAIDHIFLCCPQLELQKNL, from the exons ATGTTTGGGATACGTTACGAAGAAGCAACTTGCGCTGCTCATGTCCCATGCACGATAAACAACAGCCCTCACTCACGTCTGAACAAGCAACCTATTCCAAGTCGTTTTTATCCGGTATTTGACGAAATTGGGCTAACAGTGGCAGAATACCAGCCTGGTACTCGGTGGTGTTACCGGTGCAAGTTGCTCGCCTATAAGAAATTTGAAAGCCGTCCTCAAACAAGTAGAAAACTAGTCGAG GAAAAAGCAAATAGTAGTACATCCGCCATCAGCACagaacaacaactacaaaag ATATTTCAGTTTACGGGATCCCCTATTCTACACCTCCATGAAAGTATGCAAGATATATCTATGTCAGCACCTACCATATCCCAACTGGATCAAACAAAGCAACAATTTGGAAGGCTGTTTTCAAGACTTGAAGCTCTAGCAGACATATGTGACATTCATCTCCTGGAAACATGGAAAGAGCTGCAAACTCCCCTAGGTACCATCAAAATTGCCCCAAATGGCAACGTGTTAATGGATAGTCAAGTATGGGACcaaataaagacaacaatCAAAGAATTGGATGAATTGGATGAAG GTAATTCACTGGGCCAACTAGTGCAACAATTTCAGATGGCTCTATACCATCATGCCCTCAGTAGTGAAGCTCCATTATATGAGCCAGCAGCAATGAAAGCGTTCACACAAAAACACTCTCCAGGTCTGTTTGAAATGCTTTTAAGTTCAATAACAAGGGAGGACTCCAGACTCTCAGATGAACATCAAGCTGTACAGGAGCAAAGAACTGTTGTTCTCCTTCACACACTGGCATATTTCAG GTCTCAGAAAACTTCCACCCTACAAAAGGATGAAGGGCTATTCCTACAACATCATGGTGCTTCTAGGACAGCAATCAATTCAGGAAGGATACTTGGTTTCAGTACAAGTCCTAGAAATATTGATTCTCACAAGAAAGcactaataacaaaatatccaGACATACTGATGAGAAAGGTTATCCTGGCAACAGAG AAAGGATTCCTAATTGTACAACTGTTGGATGACTTCCATAATATTTTGACTGTTAGACTACCAACAAATCTGAAGCTATCATTAGCTACGCACATGGCTAGTGGCCTactggacatccatccttcaatTCCTGCTGTTCCTATTCCTACAAGAGATACAAGACACAGCCGAGTGATTGTGAAGATAgggaatgaaaataaaatttgcagAGGAGGAATTGTTCTAGACTACATAAAAGAGTTGTTTCAAAGACCAGTGTTATCAAAAATGTACTTGGAAACAAATCACCAATGCATTTCACCAAAATACATCCAACAACAACTAAAGGAATTGAG gGTCTATTCTGGGTTGTCGCACGATGAGCTCTGTACCCTTGAGTCTACTAATTTAATAGATGAGTTTGAGCTATCTTTGAAAAGTGTGGAGGACTATAAATCAGCCATTGATCACATATTCCTGTGCTGTCCACAACTGGAACTACAAAAAAATTTGTAG